In Rhodothermus marinus DSM 4252, a single genomic region encodes these proteins:
- the nuoD gene encoding NADH dehydrogenase (quinone) subunit D, which translates to MSTAPSLVGPDRHGLFNFWPRHNEAIYRRLETKHAWLEERHRPPGGDGEPDPLEHEMILNIGPQHPATHGVLRCIVKLDGEVMEKCVLDLGYLHRGLEKVAEHKTYQEFMPYTDRMDYLSPYSNNVAWCLAVEKVAGIEVPERAQWIRMIMCELARISSHLLWLGVGLMDAGAVSVFLWAFKYREEIYSIFDEVCGARFTVSHSRIGGVASDLSPTAIAMIRRFVEEFPEELAGWEKIINRNKIWIDRNEGIGVLTAEEAIELGVTGPNLRGSGVDYDIRRFEPYLKYDEVDFNIPIRTEGDSLARYFVRMEEMKESVRIIRQCLERLPEGPIRNDNAKLAYPSKEEVYYSMEGMIHDFLYTDVGVCPPKGAHSYHAIEAPKGELGFYIISDGTGKPWRVRIKAPSFSNLQGLEYMMEGAMIGDMVILIGTIDPVMGEADK; encoded by the coding sequence ATGAGCACGGCGCCAAGCCTTGTAGGACCCGACCGTCACGGCCTGTTCAACTTCTGGCCCCGCCACAACGAGGCCATCTATCGCCGGCTGGAAACCAAGCACGCTTGGCTGGAAGAACGGCATCGTCCGCCGGGCGGCGACGGGGAGCCCGATCCGCTCGAACACGAGATGATCCTCAACATCGGGCCCCAGCATCCGGCCACGCACGGCGTGCTCCGGTGCATCGTCAAGCTCGACGGCGAGGTCATGGAAAAGTGCGTGCTCGACCTGGGCTACCTGCACCGGGGCCTGGAAAAGGTGGCCGAGCACAAAACCTACCAGGAGTTCATGCCCTACACCGACCGCATGGACTACCTGTCGCCCTACTCCAACAACGTGGCCTGGTGCCTTGCCGTCGAGAAAGTGGCCGGTATCGAGGTGCCCGAGCGGGCCCAGTGGATTCGCATGATCATGTGCGAGCTGGCCCGCATCTCCAGCCACCTGCTCTGGCTGGGCGTGGGTCTGATGGATGCCGGCGCCGTGTCGGTCTTCCTCTGGGCCTTCAAATACCGTGAGGAGATCTACAGCATCTTCGACGAAGTGTGCGGGGCCCGCTTCACCGTCTCGCACAGCCGCATCGGCGGCGTGGCCTCGGACCTGTCGCCGACGGCCATCGCCATGATCCGCCGCTTTGTGGAAGAATTTCCCGAAGAACTGGCCGGCTGGGAAAAGATCATCAACCGCAACAAAATCTGGATCGACCGCAACGAAGGCATTGGCGTCCTGACCGCCGAGGAAGCCATCGAGCTGGGCGTTACGGGCCCCAACCTGCGTGGAAGCGGCGTCGATTACGACATTCGTCGCTTCGAGCCCTATCTGAAGTACGACGAGGTGGACTTCAACATCCCCATTCGCACCGAAGGCGACAGCCTGGCCCGGTACTTCGTGCGGATGGAGGAAATGAAGGAAAGCGTGCGAATCATCCGCCAGTGCCTGGAGCGGTTGCCCGAAGGGCCCATCCGCAACGACAACGCCAAGCTGGCCTACCCCTCCAAGGAGGAGGTCTATTACTCCATGGAAGGCATGATTCACGACTTCCTCTATACCGACGTGGGCGTCTGCCCGCCCAAGGGCGCCCACAGCTACCACGCAATCGAGGCCCCCAAAGGCGAGCTGGGCTTCTATATCATCTCGGATGGCACGGGCAAACCGTGGCGCGTGCGCATCAAAGCACCCAGCTTTTCGAACCTGCAGGGCCTCGAATACATGATGGAAGGCGCCATGATCGGCGACATGGTGATCCTGATCGGGACCATCGACCCGGTCATGGGCGAAGCCGACAAGTAA